In Actinomyces sp. zg-332, the following proteins share a genomic window:
- the cas9 gene encoding type II CRISPR RNA-guided endonuclease Cas9 (Cas9, originally named Csn1, is the large, multifunctional signature protein of type II CRISPR/Cas systems. It is well known even to general audiences because its RNA-guided endonuclease activity has made it a popular tool for custom editing of eukaryotic genomes.), which yields MKNKAVDYYLGLDIGTTSVGWAVTSPDYKLLRTNGKDMWGSHLFGEAQTAAVRRGHRSQRRRYQRRARRIEILRDLFKAEINKIDSLFFERLRDSKFFAEDKRTNQTNTLFNDKNYTDKDYHKAYPTIYHLRKSLLEKGKTHDVRLVYLAIHYMMKHRGHFLLEGKDFEIDGSSSFKTLFQNLILIIQDHYPEADFPDINEDETFDSLEEIFKDKDINRKDKDEAIKNLLDFSTSQSQNILKMLLGFKVKISTLLDNEDLATIFVDKNDKEKTISLLELSEDEQQVLYENLDVDQTSVFNSIKAVYDWLLLSDILQESKNLSEVKVKTYDNHARDLKTLKNLVKNYLTYEEYIKIFKSTKVKSNYCAYIGKDTDGNALHSKRCTQDEFCKFLKIYINKVIDKTIDIEKLRAENPKLETEKTSIKKLDYSTLGEIEKQLIKDIFNANAFPKQLTSSNCVIPYQLHLKELEEILENAKEYLPFLEQKDENGYSVIDKVIATFTFKIPYYIGPVVDSTDHEFAWVVKKKNEKVYPWNFDEVIDKQTSAKNFITRMTNKCTYIKYADVLPKDSILYSKFNILNQLNILRVNDNPISVDLKQKLYKDLFTDIDKPQKVTAKKIVNYIKSYQGDEDVKLEGIDQEITGDCKALLDFKRILGNKFTEKEISTYDEIVAQIVILGENKEILSDYLKDNFKTLFTDDEIDKISKLQYSGWGRLSKEFLTEVEHINEETAERINIITMLYDTNNNLQKILSSDYEYLEKIEDINREYLKDSDIKQILDDSYVSPAVKRGIKRTLAICKEIEKICGKPPKKIFVEMARDTNNENKGKRSVSRKNQLSDLYKTAKLTSSEVYKELDNLTDNALNSKKIFLYFQQMGRCMYSGKKIDLSELILSSGDWNIEHIYPRCVVKDDSLTNNLVLVKEELNEEKGDKFPICSALTISSDTKDHWKMLVDNKLITKEKYNRLTRATGFTVDEFTGFIARQLVETRQSTKEVTKILEHLYKGKTRIVYVKAGNISDFRNTEHKIYEESEQKASYKFLKSRLANDHHHAKDAYLAIVVGNVYDNNFTSDHRKWVKNKVKKNKEENTSKQPYSISKIFERDVKKPNTSKQELVWIGTRSKSGTPTIELVNKYMRKQTVLCTRYSCEKTGEFYDQQIKSRKGSQPIKTSDKRLHQIEKYGAYNSVKGAFFCFYKYVTVDRKGKEKISKEISDVSIIDVQKILAKRDSETIKKHINSKLISKHTNLVPEKTEILIPIIKYYTLFEINGFKTYISAKEEERKFSFYGGEQLILDTGSYEYSHLIYKFIEAYKKNKEKTFDYNGGFFIFSKEEYEKLNKKLHDSGNLNEKEIKETIKAKNDKTIFDKNVKLYKTLIHKLRNSVYSKRPVIPNCLYNSDDKFISLSNTEQAQVLYQLINLFGKCASGIDLRLLGGSKETGKIRKVIDFKNCKIIYQSVTGIFEQEIDLNEL from the coding sequence ATGAAAAACAAAGCCGTAGATTATTATTTAGGTTTAGACATTGGTACCACTTCTGTTGGTTGGGCTGTTACTTCACCAGATTACAAACTTTTACGCACTAATGGCAAAGATATGTGGGGCTCTCACCTTTTCGGTGAAGCACAAACAGCTGCTGTCCGTAGAGGCCACCGCTCACAACGTCGCAGATACCAACGCAGAGCTAGACGCATAGAAATATTACGGGACTTATTCAAAGCTGAAATCAACAAAATAGATTCTTTGTTTTTTGAGCGTTTACGTGATAGTAAGTTCTTCGCTGAGGATAAAAGGACTAATCAAACTAATACACTTTTCAACGATAAGAATTATACAGATAAAGACTACCACAAAGCGTATCCTACTATATACCATCTACGTAAAAGCTTGCTAGAAAAAGGAAAAACTCATGATGTACGCCTAGTATATTTAGCAATCCACTACATGATGAAACATCGTGGACATTTCTTACTAGAAGGCAAAGATTTCGAGATTGATGGTTCTAGCTCTTTCAAAACATTGTTCCAAAATTTGATTCTCATAATACAAGACCACTATCCTGAGGCCGATTTTCCAGACATAAATGAAGATGAAACTTTTGATTCTTTGGAAGAAATTTTTAAGGATAAGGACATAAACCGCAAAGATAAAGACGAAGCCATAAAGAATTTACTAGATTTTTCTACCTCACAGTCTCAAAACATACTTAAAATGCTTTTAGGTTTTAAAGTTAAAATATCTACACTACTTGATAACGAAGACTTAGCTACTATATTTGTTGATAAAAATGATAAAGAGAAAACAATAAGTCTCCTTGAACTTAGCGAAGATGAACAGCAGGTTCTATATGAAAACTTGGATGTAGACCAAACGAGTGTTTTTAACTCCATAAAAGCAGTATATGATTGGCTATTACTTTCAGATATTTTGCAAGAATCTAAAAATTTGTCTGAAGTGAAAGTTAAAACTTACGATAATCACGCGCGTGATTTGAAAACTCTAAAAAACCTAGTTAAAAACTATCTCACGTACGAAGAATACATAAAAATATTTAAATCAACAAAAGTCAAAAGTAACTACTGTGCATATATCGGTAAAGATACAGACGGTAATGCACTTCATAGTAAACGGTGCACTCAAGATGAATTCTGTAAGTTTTTAAAGATATATATAAACAAAGTAATTGATAAAACTATAGACATAGAAAAGTTAAGAGCAGAAAACCCTAAACTAGAAACAGAAAAAACTTCAATTAAAAAATTAGATTATTCGACTTTAGGGGAAATAGAAAAACAACTAATAAAAGACATATTTAACGCAAACGCATTCCCTAAGCAACTCACTTCAAGTAACTGCGTAATACCTTACCAGCTACATTTGAAAGAACTAGAGGAAATTTTAGAAAATGCGAAAGAGTATTTACCTTTCTTAGAGCAAAAAGATGAGAATGGGTATAGCGTTATAGATAAAGTAATAGCTACTTTCACATTCAAAATCCCTTATTATATTGGCCCAGTAGTAGATAGCACCGACCACGAATTTGCTTGGGTTGTTAAAAAGAAAAATGAAAAAGTATATCCATGGAACTTTGATGAAGTAATTGATAAGCAGACTTCAGCAAAAAACTTCATCACACGTATGACTAATAAATGTACATATATTAAATATGCTGATGTCTTACCTAAAGACTCGATTCTTTACTCGAAGTTCAATATTCTAAATCAACTAAATATATTGAGAGTAAACGATAATCCTATCTCCGTGGATTTGAAGCAAAAACTTTATAAAGACTTATTTACTGATATTGACAAGCCACAGAAAGTAACTGCTAAGAAAATAGTCAACTATATAAAGTCTTATCAAGGTGATGAGGACGTAAAACTTGAAGGAATTGATCAGGAAATTACAGGTGATTGTAAGGCTTTATTAGATTTCAAACGAATACTCGGAAATAAATTTACTGAAAAAGAAATAAGTACATATGACGAGATAGTAGCGCAGATAGTAATACTTGGTGAAAACAAAGAAATTTTATCTGACTATTTGAAAGATAACTTCAAAACCCTATTCACAGACGATGAAATAGATAAAATTAGTAAGTTGCAATATTCCGGTTGGGGCAGGTTATCAAAAGAATTTTTGACTGAAGTTGAACATATAAACGAAGAAACAGCTGAACGTATAAATATAATAACAATGCTGTATGATACAAATAACAACTTGCAAAAAATTCTTTCATCTGACTATGAATATCTTGAAAAGATAGAAGATATAAATAGAGAGTATTTAAAAGACAGCGATATAAAGCAAATACTTGACGATTCTTATGTATCCCCTGCCGTAAAACGTGGCATAAAACGCACTCTAGCTATATGTAAAGAAATAGAAAAAATTTGTGGTAAGCCACCTAAGAAAATCTTTGTTGAAATGGCAAGGGACACTAATAATGAGAATAAAGGTAAACGTAGTGTTTCTCGTAAAAATCAGCTGTCAGATTTATATAAAACTGCAAAATTAACTTCATCAGAAGTATATAAAGAGTTAGATAATCTAACTGATAATGCTTTAAACTCAAAGAAAATATTCTTATATTTCCAGCAAATGGGTCGCTGTATGTACAGCGGTAAAAAGATAGATTTGTCTGAACTTATTTTATCTAGCGGAGATTGGAATATAGAGCATATTTACCCTAGGTGCGTGGTAAAAGACGATAGCCTTACTAATAACTTAGTACTTGTGAAAGAGGAATTAAATGAAGAAAAGGGAGATAAATTCCCTATCTGTTCAGCCCTTACAATTTCTAGTGACACTAAAGATCATTGGAAGATGTTAGTAGATAATAAACTTATCACTAAAGAAAAATATAACAGACTAACTCGTGCGACTGGTTTTACAGTAGATGAATTTACTGGTTTTATCGCCAGGCAACTAGTTGAAACTCGTCAATCCACTAAAGAAGTTACGAAGATTCTTGAACATCTATACAAAGGCAAAACAAGAATTGTGTACGTTAAGGCTGGTAATATCTCAGATTTTAGGAACACTGAACACAAAATATATGAAGAAAGCGAGCAAAAAGCTAGCTATAAGTTCTTGAAGTCAAGATTAGCAAATGACCATCATCACGCTAAAGATGCATACCTAGCCATTGTTGTAGGTAATGTATACGATAATAATTTTACTTCCGATCATAGAAAATGGGTAAAAAATAAAGTAAAGAAAAATAAAGAAGAGAATACAAGTAAACAACCTTATTCTATAAGTAAGATTTTTGAACGGGATGTAAAAAAGCCTAATACTAGTAAGCAAGAACTAGTATGGATTGGCACAAGGTCAAAAAGTGGCACTCCAACTATAGAGCTTGTAAACAAGTATATGAGAAAACAAACTGTTCTTTGCACGAGATATTCCTGTGAGAAAACAGGAGAATTTTATGATCAGCAAATAAAATCTAGAAAAGGTAGCCAGCCTATAAAAACTAGTGATAAGCGTCTACACCAAATAGAAAAGTATGGTGCTTATAACTCAGTAAAAGGAGCTTTTTTCTGTTTCTATAAATATGTGACTGTAGATAGGAAAGGAAAGGAAAAAATCTCGAAAGAAATATCTGACGTATCTATTATAGACGTACAAAAAATATTAGCTAAAAGAGATTCTGAAACAATTAAAAAGCATATTAACAGTAAATTAATATCTAAACATACAAACCTTGTTCCAGAAAAAACAGAAATATTAATTCCTATTATAAAGTATTACACTTTATTTGAAATAAACGGATTTAAAACGTATATATCTGCTAAAGAAGAAGAAAGAAAATTCTCATTCTATGGAGGAGAACAATTAATACTAGATACTGGTAGCTATGAGTACTCTCATTTAATATATAAATTCATAGAAGCTTATAAGAAAAATAAAGAGAAAACTTTTGACTATAACGGTGGATTTTTTATCTTCTCTAAAGAAGAATACGAAAAGCTAAATAAAAAACTACATGATTCAGGTAATCTAAATGAAAAAGAGATAAAAGAAACTATAAAAGCAAAAAATGATAAAACCATTTTTGATAAAAATGTAAAGTTATACAAAACTTTGATTCATAAGTTAAGAAATAGCGTTTATTCTAAGCGACCTGTTATACCTAATTGTTTATATAATAGTGATGATAAGTTTATTTCACTATCTAACACTGAACAAGCTCAGG
- a CDS encoding ABC transporter permease subunit (The N-terminal region of this protein, as described by TIGR01726, is a three transmembrane segment that identifies a subfamily of ABC transporter permease subunits, which specificities that include histidine, arginine, glutamine, glutamate, L-cystine (sic), the opines (in Agrobacterium) octopine and nopaline, etc.), whose translation MKIYKSNTKNKTLSKDQSIWKNILLVGITFLLVNVLLSTPVIKANAQVENTNIKDTIVIGMDIDFPPMGFIDSNGKVSGFDVELAKEVFKNLNKKVKFQPINWDAKELELNSGKIDAIWNGLSKTAEREKTMLLTKAYMLNDQAVIVAKDSPIKRIADLKGKNVDVQKGSTGEEALQANPISKSLNSIVALDNMVNCLNEVDTKKADATVVDTNIAQYYLTKNNLAGKFRILDEALATEEYVVAVKKNNTELKTAIEEQLEILAKNGVGEKISKKWFGENVFDKVVKQETKLTENTGSKVNNSVFAFVNPLLKGFGISMSLFAITFFISIPLGFLVCLIRRSNTPILKWIIDIYINIMRGTPLLLQLFFVFYGLPYLPYIGEYITVSDRFIAGALAFIINYSAYFAEIFRGGFNSIPRGQFEAAQVLGFTKAQTMRQIAIPQLMKVTLPSITNEALTLVKDTALVFAIGVTELLAVTKNIVNSTANISAYLLAFVLYLGISYIITFLFRRLEKYYTFE comes from the coding sequence ATGAAAATTTATAAATCAAACACCAAAAATAAAACACTTTCTAAAGACCAATCAATCTGGAAAAATATTTTGCTAGTGGGAATCACTTTTTTACTTGTAAACGTTTTACTTTCCACACCTGTTATAAAAGCTAATGCTCAAGTTGAAAACACTAATATAAAAGACACTATAGTTATTGGAATGGATATAGATTTTCCACCAATGGGATTTATCGACTCTAATGGTAAGGTTAGTGGTTTCGACGTTGAACTAGCCAAAGAAGTATTCAAAAATCTAAATAAAAAAGTAAAATTCCAACCTATCAACTGGGATGCTAAAGAACTAGAGCTTAATTCCGGAAAAATTGATGCGATTTGGAACGGTCTTTCAAAAACAGCTGAACGTGAAAAAACTATGTTGCTAACTAAAGCATATATGCTCAACGATCAAGCAGTTATAGTTGCCAAAGATTCTCCTATAAAAAGAATCGCTGATTTAAAAGGTAAAAACGTAGATGTACAAAAAGGTTCTACCGGAGAAGAAGCTTTACAAGCTAATCCAATTTCTAAATCTCTAAATTCCATTGTTGCTTTAGATAATATGGTCAACTGTTTGAATGAAGTTGATACTAAGAAAGCTGACGCAACCGTTGTAGATACTAATATTGCTCAATACTATTTGACAAAGAATAACCTAGCTGGAAAATTTAGGATACTTGATGAAGCATTGGCTACCGAAGAATACGTTGTTGCCGTAAAAAAGAACAATACAGAGTTAAAAACAGCTATTGAAGAACAACTAGAAATACTAGCGAAGAACGGAGTCGGTGAAAAAATTAGTAAAAAATGGTTTGGTGAAAACGTATTTGATAAAGTCGTCAAACAAGAAACAAAGTTAACAGAAAATACTGGCTCAAAGGTAAACAACAGTGTATTTGCTTTTGTAAACCCTTTGCTAAAAGGATTTGGAATATCCATGTCTCTTTTTGCAATAACTTTCTTCATCTCTATTCCATTAGGCTTTTTAGTATGCTTAATTCGTAGAAGTAATACTCCAATATTAAAGTGGATAATTGACATTTACATCAACATAATGCGTGGCACACCTTTACTTCTACAACTATTCTTCGTGTTCTACGGTCTGCCTTATTTACCTTACATTGGCGAATACATAACAGTTAGTGACAGATTTATAGCTGGAGCCTTGGCATTTATAATTAACTATAGTGCTTACTTTGCTGAAATATTTAGAGGAGGCTTCAACTCAATTCCTAGGGGACAATTTGAAGCTGCTCAAGTTTTAGGGTTTACTAAAGCACAAACTATGCGACAGATAGCCATTCCTCAACTAATGAAAGTGACTTTACCGTCTATAACTAATGAAGCTTTAACTCTTGTAAAAGATACAGCTTTAGTGTTTGCAATTGGTGTGACTGAACTACTAGCAGTTACCAAAAACATAGTTAATTCCACAGCAAATATATCAGCATATTTACTAGCTTTTGTTTTGTACTTAGGAATCAGCTACATTATTACGTTCTTGTTCCGCAGGTTAGAAAAATACTATACCTTTGAGTAA
- a CDS encoding amino acid ABC transporter ATP-binding protein, producing MKALELENISKNYGTTTIFEGLNFSIEKGEIVTILGKSGGGKSTLLRCICGLEKVNSGNISILGEKIVSNGTYLSNTSKTMKKVGMVFQDYNLFENMTVEENITIAAKNQKIGTEKEIAERGEKIITELGIQGNEKKYPSQISGGQSQRVAIARALMLDPEIILFDEPTSALDIENSLIFVDIIKRLSSNGYAVIIVTHDAKLVDNLSVKTYNMVEGILQEK from the coding sequence ATGAAAGCTTTAGAGTTAGAAAATATTAGCAAAAACTACGGTACAACTACTATCTTTGAAGGACTTAACTTCAGCATAGAAAAAGGCGAAATTGTAACAATACTTGGTAAAAGTGGGGGAGGTAAATCCACTTTACTTAGATGTATATGTGGGCTAGAAAAAGTAAATAGCGGAAATATAAGTATTTTGGGAGAAAAAATAGTTAGCAATGGAACGTATCTTTCAAATACCTCAAAAACAATGAAAAAAGTAGGTATGGTTTTCCAAGATTATAATCTATTTGAAAATATGACTGTTGAGGAAAACATAACCATAGCAGCTAAAAACCAAAAAATTGGAACTGAAAAAGAAATAGCTGAACGTGGCGAAAAAATAATTACAGAACTAGGCATACAGGGGAACGAAAAGAAATATCCTAGCCAAATATCTGGTGGGCAAAGCCAAAGAGTTGCTATTGCCAGAGCTTTGATGTTAGATCCTGAAATTATTTTATTTGATGAGCCAACCAGTGCCTTAGACATTGAAAATTCTCTAATTTTTGTGGACATTATTAAGCGCTTATCAAGTAATGGGTACGCAGTAATAATAGTTACTCACGACGCTAAATTAGTAGATAATTTATCAGTCAAAACTTATAATATGGTGGAGGGAATTTTACAGGAAAAATAG
- a CDS encoding thymidylate synthase: MEICTAYEDLLADVLKNGAHKSDRTGTGTISTFGRQLRYDLSKSFPLITTKRVHLKSVVGELLWFLSGDSNIKWLQENGIRIWNEWADENGDLGPVYGVQWRKWTNSRGEQIDQISKVMETLKTNPDSRRMIVSAWNVGELDKMALEPCHAFFQVYVCDGKLSLQLYQRSADLFLGVPFNIASYSLLAHMFAQQAGLEVGEFIWTGGDCHIYSNHIEQVELQLSRKAYPFPTLKLNKAPSIFEYAFDDVEVENYQHHPTIKAPVAV; the protein is encoded by the coding sequence ATGGAAATTTGTACTGCGTATGAAGATTTGTTGGCAGATGTGCTGAAAAATGGGGCACATAAGTCTGATAGAACTGGAACAGGCACTATTTCTACATTCGGTAGACAGTTAAGATATGATTTATCAAAATCTTTCCCCCTAATTACTACTAAACGTGTACATTTAAAGTCTGTAGTCGGTGAATTATTATGGTTCCTTAGCGGAGATTCCAACATAAAATGGTTACAAGAAAACGGCATACGTATTTGGAATGAATGGGCTGATGAAAACGGCGATTTGGGTCCTGTTTATGGTGTGCAGTGGCGTAAATGGACTAATTCTCGTGGAGAACAAATTGACCAGATTTCAAAAGTCATGGAAACACTAAAAACTAATCCTGATTCAAGGCGTATGATTGTTTCAGCGTGGAATGTTGGGGAATTAGACAAGATGGCTTTGGAACCTTGCCATGCTTTCTTCCAAGTATACGTTTGTGACGGCAAACTATCATTGCAACTTTATCAAAGAAGCGCTGATTTGTTCTTGGGCGTACCATTCAATATTGCTTCATATAGCTTGTTGGCACATATGTTTGCTCAACAAGCAGGGCTTGAAGTAGGGGAATTTATATGGACAGGTGGTGACTGCCACATATATTCAAACCATATAGAACAAGTTGAACTGCAATTAAGTCGCAAGGCTTATCCATTCCCTACATTAAAGCTAAACAAAGCACCTTCAATCTTTGAATATGCCTTTGATGACGTTGAAGTTGAAAACTATCAGCATCACCCAACAATCAAAGCACCTGTTGCCGTATAA
- a CDS encoding dihydrofolate reductase has translation MKIAAIWAQDVNGALGDGKQMCWNVPDDFKHFKNSTMGSPIIMGRSSFEALGKPLPGRENIVITRQNDYSLDKAHVVYSIDEAIKLAKELLNDLDNDYIWITGGSQIYNQCMYLCDELVITYLDIEVKGEKLVYAPEISADEWEEDISRSDVNSRPASGDASSWKIKYYTRKN, from the coding sequence ATGAAGATAGCTGCAATATGGGCTCAAGATGTTAATGGAGCTCTAGGAGACGGAAAGCAAATGTGCTGGAATGTACCGGATGACTTCAAACATTTCAAAAATTCAACTATGGGTTCTCCTATTATAATGGGACGCTCTTCGTTTGAAGCTTTAGGTAAGCCACTTCCTGGACGTGAAAACATAGTAATTACTAGGCAAAATGATTATTCTTTAGACAAAGCTCATGTGGTATATAGTATTGATGAAGCAATAAAACTAGCTAAAGAATTATTAAATGATTTAGATAATGACTATATTTGGATAACTGGAGGAAGCCAAATATACAACCAATGCATGTATTTGTGTGATGAACTAGTGATTACTTATTTAGACATAGAAGTAAAAGGTGAGAAATTAGTATACGCTCCAGAAATATCAGCCGATGAGTGGGAAGAAGATATAAGTCGTTCAGATGTAAACTCACGTCCAGCAAGTGGAGACGCATCTTCATGGAAAATTAAGTATTATACTCGTAAAAATTAG
- a CDS encoding OsmC family protein — protein sequence MANDNLLWANRIGTRQYLGENTRGATVKIGMGDGEFTPGELFKLALGTCQALSADHTLSSKLGADFEATVTVNSEKHESEERYTHISSQIITDLTALDENELTKLLERVASAIDKNCTVGHSLKNGVDYEYTLENE from the coding sequence ATGGCTAACGACAATTTATTATGGGCAAATCGTATAGGAACACGACAGTATTTAGGTGAAAACACTCGTGGAGCGACAGTAAAGATTGGAATGGGTGATGGAGAATTTACTCCTGGTGAACTATTCAAACTAGCTTTAGGTACCTGCCAGGCTCTTTCAGCAGACCATACCCTATCTTCAAAGTTAGGAGCTGATTTTGAAGCAACTGTTACTGTAAACTCTGAAAAACACGAGTCTGAAGAAAGATACACACATATAAGCTCACAAATAATCACAGATTTAACTGCTCTAGACGAGAATGAACTAACAAAATTACTTGAAAGAGTAGCAAGTGCAATAGATAAAAACTGTACAGTAGGTCACTCTCTAAAAAATGGTGTTGACTACGAATACACTTTAGAAAATGAATAA
- a CDS encoding sensor histidine kinase, producing MPRLNDIIYRCYGDKLGARFIERMHMLLGDWQVLADLAIADLILWFPEENGRFIAAAHCRPATGTTVHMEDVVGLRSSSIRSNNLKEAMRRKSIFVSNESRWAGSYTVHEVLIPIMHEGKSVAVISSETEMNALHNRSGESNWFIDMADILCHMIVDEQYPYASSSFSAKYGSPRVHDGVLELNREGYVVHASPNAISAFSRVGASRNITHSLLIEYVTPVMEFEGQVDESISMVVSGKAPWQCELTSRGVTLNLRSMPLYEKGERVGAILLCRDVTEMKKREDELLSKDATIREIHHRVKNNLQTVSALLRIQARRSDSEEVKKALGEAERRVSTIATVHQSLSHSVDEKVLFDDVCKKILDLSVLVASPTANARVEFTGNIGIVSADEASTMSVILSELVNNAVEHGLGEEGGTVSINSVRNDNALTITVSNPGKPLENGLVLTGLGTQIVKTLVQKELNGSIVWQHEDGYTNVTVNILLAES from the coding sequence GTGCCTCGTTTAAATGATATTATTTACCGTTGTTACGGCGATAAACTTGGAGCTAGATTCATAGAACGTATGCATATGCTACTTGGTGACTGGCAAGTATTAGCTGACTTGGCTATAGCAGACTTAATTTTGTGGTTTCCTGAAGAAAACGGTCGCTTTATTGCTGCTGCACACTGTCGTCCAGCAACTGGCACAACTGTACATATGGAAGACGTGGTCGGTTTGCGTTCTTCATCTATTCGTTCTAATAACTTAAAAGAAGCAATGCGACGTAAATCTATATTCGTTTCAAATGAGTCTAGGTGGGCAGGATCTTATACAGTGCACGAGGTTTTAATACCTATAATGCACGAGGGCAAGAGTGTGGCTGTTATATCTTCTGAAACAGAAATGAATGCTTTACACAATAGAAGTGGAGAAAGTAACTGGTTTATTGATATGGCAGACATATTGTGCCATATGATTGTGGACGAACAGTACCCTTATGCTTCCTCATCATTTAGTGCAAAATACGGTTCTCCTCGTGTTCACGATGGTGTTTTGGAGCTAAATAGGGAAGGGTATGTCGTTCATGCGAGTCCTAACGCTATTTCTGCTTTTTCTCGAGTAGGGGCTTCTAGGAATATTACCCATAGCTTGCTGATTGAATATGTTACGCCAGTTATGGAATTTGAAGGTCAAGTAGATGAATCTATATCTATGGTTGTATCTGGAAAAGCTCCATGGCAGTGTGAACTTACCAGCAGAGGTGTAACTTTGAATTTACGCTCAATGCCACTATATGAAAAAGGTGAGCGTGTTGGTGCGATTTTGTTGTGCCGTGATGTTACAGAAATGAAAAAGCGTGAAGATGAGCTACTTTCTAAAGATGCAACTATCCGTGAAATTCACCATAGAGTAAAAAACAATTTACAAACAGTTTCAGCCTTACTACGTATACAAGCAAGACGAAGTGATAGTGAAGAAGTCAAAAAAGCGTTGGGTGAAGCTGAGCGAAGAGTTTCAACCATCGCAACCGTACACCAAAGTTTATCCCACAGTGTGGACGAAAAAGTACTCTTTGATGATGTGTGTAAAAAAATCTTGGATTTATCTGTCTTAGTTGCTTCTCCTACAGCTAATGCCAGAGTTGAATTTACTGGCAATATTGGAATTGTAAGTGCTGATGAAGCTTCGACTATGAGCGTGATATTATCTGAGCTTGTCAACAATGCTGTTGAGCATGGACTAGGTGAAGAGGGTGGAACGGTTAGCATAAATAGTGTTCGTAATGACAATGCCTTGACTATAACTGTTTCAAACCCAGGCAAGCCTCTGGAAAATGGCTTAGTTTTGACAGGACTAGGAACACAAATCGTTAAAACTTTAGTACAGAAAGAGCTAAACGGATCGATAGTTTGGCAACATGAAGATGGCTACACTAACGTAACGGTAAATATATTATTAGCAGAGAGTTAA
- a CDS encoding methylated-DNA--[protein]-cysteine S-methyltransferase translates to MSSDLKILNEILSFDSPSCSLQLKYIHTRLGAMFSLSDNEHLYMLEFIDENKIIREMKALQMKLKAEITFGDSHINTLLSSELEAYFSGQLQYFSIPVCMTGSEFQNKVWSALLEIPYGEAVSYKDIAKEIGSPKAVRAVGNANGLNKIPIIIPCHRVISSSGKIGGYSGGLERKKFLLDLENISVK, encoded by the coding sequence ATGAGTAGTGATTTGAAAATTTTAAATGAAATATTAAGCTTTGATTCTCCTAGCTGTAGTTTACAGTTAAAGTATATTCACACTCGTTTAGGAGCCATGTTTTCTTTATCAGATAACGAGCATTTGTATATGCTTGAATTTATTGATGAAAATAAAATTATAAGAGAGATGAAAGCTTTGCAAATGAAGTTAAAAGCTGAAATCACTTTTGGAGATAGCCATATAAATACGCTTTTAAGTTCTGAGTTAGAAGCTTATTTTTCAGGGCAGCTGCAGTATTTTTCTATTCCTGTGTGTATGACTGGTAGTGAGTTTCAAAATAAAGTTTGGTCTGCTTTGCTAGAAATTCCTTATGGGGAAGCTGTTTCATATAAAGACATTGCTAAAGAGATTGGCTCTCCTAAAGCTGTTAGAGCTGTTGGTAATGCTAACGGTTTAAACAAAATACCTATAATTATTCCTTGCCACAGAGTAATTAGCTCTTCTGGGAAAATTGGTGGGTATTCTGGTGGATTAGAACGTAAAAAGTTTTTATTGGACTTGGAAAATATATCAGTGAAATAA